The Methylocystis echinoides sequence GGTCTGGGATCTTTCTGCAGGACGTCCTCAATTTGCTGCATAACGCCCATGACGATGAGCTCCAGCACAGCCGCGCGTCTATCGGGGACGGAAGGCAAGCTGCGGGTTACAAGCCACGAGCCGATGGCTAACGCCAGCATGATAGCCCAGGTCGTCACGACTGGGCGGGTGATGGGGACCGGTCCTATCTGGAAAATAACCGCACTCTCGAGCGGGGAATGTTTTCGAGCCGGCGCCCGGGTAGTTTTCTGTCCTTCAACAAGCTTAGAGAGCCTATCAGACGCCTCAACGGCCGGGCGAAAATGAGGATCGAGCCTGAGTGCTGCCTCGAGATCCTGCCGGGCAAGCGGTAAATTGCCTTGCGCGCGATATACATCGGCGCGGTCGACGCGGGCTTGGAGAAATTCCGGATTGAGCTGGATCGCCTCCGACAAGTCCCGGAGCGCGTTGTCGAGGTCTCCCTTCGAACGGAAGAGCGTCCCACGCTTCCAGTGAAGCTCAGCCGATTTTGGGTCCCGCCTGATGGCCTCGGTGATGTCCGTGAGCGCCCGGTCGACGTCACCATTCGCAAGGTAAGCGTCGCCGCGGCCAACGTAGGCTTTGACTAAATCAGGATCGATCTCCAGAACCCGCCCATAATCGGCGATGGCGGCGTCCCATTCCTTTCGGGCTTGAAAAGCCTCTGCTCGGCCGAGGAGCGCGAGGACGAAGTGCGGTTGCGACGCTAGCGCTCGAGTGTAGTCCGCTATGGCGCGATCATAGCCTTGCTTATCATATAACACGGCCGCCCGAGTGGCGTAGGCAGCAGCCGATCTTGGGTCAAGTTGCAGCGCATGTTCCACATCGGCGATGGCGCGGTCGAGGTCTCCCCGCGCGCGATAGGCTTCGCCGCGATTTAGGTACGCCGCAATCCGGTTGCTTTTGCTCTCACGCCGCCCTTTGACAATGATTTTGCTGCAGCCTTCGATTCGGCGTTCTAGTTTGGAACTGAAACACTCCCCAATTTGGCCAGACTGGGAGAAGCTCGCCGCCGCCGACATTAATAGGACCGCCACGGCGAGAGCGGAGAAAATCCCCGGTCGCAGGTTTACGACGTAACGCAAAAGAGAGGGGCCGGCTGCCCAAGTAAGGGCCATATTAGCCGTCTCTTTGATGCCGCAGCGCAAGCTGGCGAGCAATAAGAAGGCCAATAAAGGTGGCGAGCAAGGGCATGGCCCCCATGCGCGCCATGAAAAACAACAGGGTCGTCACCCCAATTATTCGGGCCGCTGTGAGGGTTGAAGGGACCATCCAGCCCGAACCCGCGGCAATGTGCGCCACTGTTGCACGCATGGCCGCGAAATACGCGAGCCCAAAAACGAAGCCCGATAGGGCTGCAGCGGCTGCCGGTAAAGCGATCGAAACAAGCTCGAGAGTCATTCGCTTTGCATCCTCTTCCAGGCTAGCGCGCATCCAAGCGCGAGGCCGATTGCGAGCAAGCTCAAAGTCCAAAAAATACCGGAAGCGAGACGGCTATCTAGCCAGCGCCCAACAAAGACGCCGATCAACGTAGGCGTCACAATTGTCCAGCCTAAAGCGCCGATAAGCGCGAGGTTGCGGCCGAGCGGACGCTCCCCTTCATGCTGGCCAAGCGCGCGGCGGCGCCGCCGTAACCTGACGGCTTCCTCAAGATTTTCGTGGTTCTCTCGCTTTCCCTCATTCATACAGCCGCGCGCCCTTTCCGCGCTCATCCCTTAGAAAGCAGCAAATCTGTCTGATCGCCGCAAGGTATAGGCGTTGGGCGTCGGTGCGAGCGGCTTTGTCCTCTTCTTGCGCGCGACGGAACGCGCTCAGCACTTCTGCTTCTAGCCTGATCAAATCGTCGGATTGCACCGCCTCCTTTGTGGCGATGGTGATCTCTCCCCCGCGCACCTCAAAAATCCCCCCGCGCACCGCGACGTGATGCTCCGCTCCTTCAAGATCCCGCCAAGTTACGACCGAAACCGTGAGCGCGGTAAGGAAATCAGCGTGACCAGGTAAAATGCCGAACGCGCCCGATTCGTCCTCGGCGCGAAGATAAGTGACATCCCAACCGTCCAAGACAGTCGCCAGCGGCGTATAGACGTTCAGTTTCATTTGACGCTTTTCATTGTCATCTCTTTCTCACGAGCCTCTGCGATATCCCCCACCATGTAGAGTGAGCTTTCGGCCCAGTCATCGGCCTCGCCGTCTAGAATCGCTCGACATCCAGCAAGCGTCGCCTCAAGCTCAATTGACCGGCCAGCCATTCCGGTAAAACTAACCGTGGCTAGAAAAGGTTGAGTCAGAAATCGCATGAGGCGGCGGGCCCTTTTGACCGTGCTGCGATCAGATGCGCTTAATTCCTCGATCCCCAGCAGCGCGATAATCTCCTGAAGCTCACGGTAGTGAGCGATCGCACTCCGAACATCCTGAGCGGTTCTATAGTGGGCCTCGCCGACCAACCTCGGATCAAGGAGGCTAGAGGTGGAGGCTAAGGGGTCGATCGCTGGGTACATCCCCTCGCTCGCCATGTCGCGTGAGAGAACGATGGAAGAGTCCAGATGGCTGAATATTTCCGCTACTGCCGGATCGGTGAAATCATCGGCTGGCACGTACACGGCCTGAATTGAGGTAATGGCGGCCCCGGCAACCGAAGCGATCCGCTCTTCGAATTCGGCAATCTCAGTTGATAGTGTCGGTTGGTAGCCGACGCGGGAGGGAAGTCGCCCTAGCAGCCCAGAAACCTCTGCTCCTGCTTGGACGAGACGATAAACATTGTCGACGAGAAGCAGAACGTTCTCGTGGGCCGTGTCTCGGAAATATTCGGCGATAGCGAGCGCAGTCAGTCCCGCCCGCCAACGCGCTCCAGGGGGTTCATTCATCTGCCCGAACACAAGCGCAGTCTGTTTCAGCACGCCGGATTGACCGAGTTCGAGAAGGAGTTCATGGCCTTCGCGCGAGCGCTCGCCAATGCCGCCGAAAACCGAGATCCCAGAATGCAGTTCGACAGTGGTGCGTATAAGTTCCATGATTAAGACTGTTTTGCCAACGCCCGCACCGCCAAACATGGCCGCCTTACCGCCCTTTACCAGGGGTGCAAGGAGGTCGATCGCCTTAATGCCAGTGCGGAAAATCTCCAGGCTACTCCCGCGCCTGGAAATGTCTGGGGGGCGCCTATGAATGGGGCGTCGTTCAATATCGGGTGGGAAAGCCGGCCCATTGTCAGCGGGATCACCCAAAGCGCCGAGGAGTCTTCCGAGCACGGGGTTTCCTACGGGCACTTGGATTGGAGAACCAGCAGCGTGTGCGGGAGTCCCGCGCTTCAGACCCGCTGTATTCTCTAACGCGACGGCGCGAACGGTAGTTGCGTCCAGGTGCTGCTGGATTTCTGCAATAAGGGGAGCGCCGAGGTCCCATTGGATGGAAACGGCTTCGTTTATCACCGGAAGATGCTCGGGTGCGAAATGCAGGTCTATTACCGACCCGTGCACCGCGATCACGCGTCCGGGCGGTCGGGCATCCTTAGCCTCTAGATTCATCGACACACCCCAGAATTATTAGCTCAAAGGGGTATTTGCGCGAAAAGCTAACGAGGGTGACGAAGCCCAGTGAAGTTACCCCGCCCGCCCAGCGCCACGCTTGAGCGAATCGCCGGCCACTCGCTCAAGCCTCGGCAGCTAAGCAGGATTTCAGAAAAGTGGGAACCGGTTTTCCGAGAACATCCTGCTCGACGACAAAATCTGAACAGGGATTCTTCGCCAGCCACCGACTCCCTGCTTAGGACGTGCTATTTTTTTAGCATTGCCACTCCCACTGGCCCATGTAATCGTTCCATTCCCAGCAGACGCCCGGGTTGAGGGGACGCCAAGGCCGGCTCCAATCGCGGTGCTGGTATCGCCAGTGCGCGCCGTAATTCTGCATGTTCCCGTCACCAGGAAACTGGCCGGCGCGTTGGGCCTGAGCCACGGGTGCGGCGAAGAACAATCCTGCCAGGGTGAGGAGAGCAAGTTTACGCATTTCACTGCCTCCAATTCAGGGCCGTGCCGCCAGGTTTGCCTTTTCGGGCTGATCCGCGGCGTCCTTGTTGTCAGAGGAAGAAATGTAGGGTGTTCAAGCTTCGAGGGAACGATCCATTCTGGCGGGTTTATAGAACGACGAGGGCGCTCCCAGGCGAATACAGTCACAGGGGCGCGTTCGTAAATGCCGTTGGAACTGAAGGCCGCAAGCATTGATTGCTTAGCGCCTCATCCTACCTTCAGCGTCTTTGGCTGCTAGGGCCACACACAGGCATGAGCTTGGAGCCGACCAACAAGCCGACCGGCGCCAAGATGGAGCAATTCCCTGTTGTCTAAGTGATTCCAGGAAACGGCGGCATGATTGGCAGACGCTTAGGCTCGATCCGGGCCCGCCGGAGCCTCAGTGAATTGGCGACGACGCTGACAGAGGACAGCGCCATGGCCGCCGCAGCGATTGTGGGCGACAGCAAAAGACCGAAGGCGGGATACAGCGCGCCTGCAGCGACAGCCACGCCCGCTGCATTGTAGATAAAAGCGAAAAAGAGGTTTTCTCGGATATTTCGCATGGTCGCCTTTGACAGACGTCGCCCGCGCACGATGCCGCGCAGGTCCCCTTTTAGCAGAGTGACGCCTGCACTCTCGATCGCCACATCGGTTCCCGTACCCATGGCGATACCCACATCCGCCGCCGCTAACGCTGGGGCGTCGTTCACGCCATCTCCCGCCATAGCGACAATCCGGCCGGATCGACGCAAACGGGCGACAACCTCGCTCTTATCCTGCGGTAGTATTTCTGCCTCGACCTCGGAAATGCCCAGCCGTCTCGCGACCGCTCGCGCCGATGTCCAATTGTCGCCTGTGAGCATGACCACGGAGATTCCATCAGCAATGAGCGACTGCAGCGCGTCCTGCGTCGTCTCCTTGATCGGATCGGCGATTGCGATGACCCCGGCCGGGCGGCCATCTATAGCGACGAAAATCGCCGTCGCCCCATCCTGACGCAGCCGCTCGGCAACGGCATCGAGCGCCGCGGCGTTTACGCCGAGCTCTTCCATAAAGCGCCGATTGCCAATGGCGACAGCGAGCCCGCCGATGCGACCGGTCACGCCCTTTCCGACGGGCGAGTCAAAATCCGTGGCCTCGGTGAGGATTACGTTTCGTTCATAGGCCGCCTGAACAATCGCCTGCGCTAGTGGATGCTCGCTTGCGCGCTCAAGGCTTGCCGCGACTCTCAGAAGCTCGTTTTCTGTTACTTCTGCGACCGGGCGGATGGCCGTTACCCGCGGCTTGCCCTCCGTCAGCGTGCCAGTCTTGTCGATGACGAGCGTGTCAACTTTTTCCAGACGCTCAAGCGCTTCGGCGTTCTTGATCAGGACGCCCGATTGCGCTCCGCGCCCGACGCCGACCATGATAGACATTGGGGTCGCGAGGCCAAGGGCGCAGGGACAGGCGATGATGAGCACCGAGACAGCTGCGATTAGCCCATAACTCATTCTAGGCTCAGGCCCCCAAATCGCCCAGGCGGCAAAGGCGATGATCGCGACGAGGATCACCAGAGGCACGAACCAGCCGGAGACCTGATCAGCGAGACGTTGAATCGGCGCGCGGCTTCTTTGGGCGGAAGCGACCATGTCTACAATGCGAGAGAGGATCGTATCGCTGCCAACCTTGTCAGCCCTCATCACGAAGCTGCCGGTCTGGTTGAGAGTGCCGCCGATGACATTGTCTCCAACGCTTTTGGTCACCGGCATGGACTCGCCCGTCACCATGGACTCGTCCACCGAGCTTCGACCCTCGACAAGGGCCCCATCGACTGGGACCTTCTCTCCAGGGCGCACACGCAAGCGGTCGCCAACACGGACCTGCTCCAGAGCGACCTCCTCGTCCGAACCATCATCCCGAACACGCTTCGCCGTGACCGGCGCAAGGTTGAGCAGGGCGCGAATAGCCCCGCCCGTCCGTTCCCGCGCGCGCAGTTCGAGAACTTGTCCAAGGAGCACCAGCACTGTGATAACAGCCGCGGCCTCGAAATAGACAGGAACAGAACCGTTCGCGCTACGAAACGTCTCTGGAAAGATTGAAGGGACAAAGACTGCGATAACGCTATAAATCCATGCGACGCCCGTACCCATCGCGATGAGCGTGAACATGTTGAGGTTTCGAGTCAGGAGCGACTGCGCGCCTCTGACAAAGAAGGGCCAACCTCCCCACAGAACCACCGGGGTTGCCAAGGCAAACTGCAACCAACCGGATTCTTCCGGCGAGAAATAATCGTGGAGATTGAGGAAGTGGCCGCCCATCTCCAGTAGGAAAACAGGCACCGTTAGCGTCAGCCCAACCCAGAATCGCCGCGTCATATCTGTAAGTTCGGCGCTTGGTCCCTCCTCCACGGTCGAAACGACGGGCTCCAGCGCCATCCCGCAAATTGGGCAGTTCCCGGGCCCGACCTGGCGAATTTGCGGATGCATGGGGCATGTGTAGATCACCCCTCCTTCGGGAGGAGTATCGCTCTGCCCAGGCTTTACAGGCTGGCCGGGAGAGGCATGCGAAGGGTGCGGATGAGAATGCGTCGTATGTTCAGCCGGGTCTGAGTGATGATGATGTTCGTGACCCATTGTTTCCTCCGGCTGAGCTTAACCTGATCAGACTTCGCGGCTCTCTGACTTATCAGTCGGCGGCGTGTCCTGGCGGTGGCCATGTCCATGGTGCATGAAGAGATGCATCAGCGGGCATGCGAGCACGACTAAAAACGGGAGGGCGTCAAGGATATGCCTCCAATGCCAATAAATGAGGAATGCGGCTGCTATTGCGTAGAGAAATAGGATGGGCGTTCTTGGGAGTGAAAATCTCATGTTTCGCCTCTCGGGTCTCATTCAGATTCCATTTGGGACTTCATTACTTAATCACAGGCTATTCCCGGGACCAATCGCTGGCTTAACGGATCCTCCTTTCCAAGCTTTCTGCGCCAAATGACCGGCTCGTAAGGGGTGCAGCCTCGCTAATTAAATGGCTGCGCGCCGAGATAAGGCGCTCTCCTTCACTCACAAACCTAAGCGCCGACGCACCGAACCGGCAGGTTTTAGCAGAGCCTTCAGGCTCCCTTCTTCGAGTGTGTCAGGGGCTGCCGGCACTCCATTCATCAGAGCTAGCTTTTTCCACTTGTTTCGTTCGTGCCGAACCCTCCAAAGCCGAGCT is a genomic window containing:
- a CDS encoding F0F1 ATP synthase subunit A; amino-acid sequence: MALTWAAGPSLLRYVVNLRPGIFSALAVAVLLMSAAASFSQSGQIGECFSSKLERRIEGCSKIIVKGRRESKSNRIAAYLNRGEAYRARGDLDRAIADVEHALQLDPRSAAAYATRAAVLYDKQGYDRAIADYTRALASQPHFVLALLGRAEAFQARKEWDAAIADYGRVLEIDPDLVKAYVGRGDAYLANGDVDRALTDITEAIRRDPKSAELHWKRGTLFRSKGDLDNALRDLSEAIQLNPEFLQARVDRADVYRAQGNLPLARQDLEAALRLDPHFRPAVEASDRLSKLVEGQKTTRAPARKHSPLESAVIFQIGPVPITRPVVTTWAIMLALAIGSWLVTRSLPSVPDRRAAVLELIVMGVMQQIEDVLQKDPRPYLSLLGTLFIFLVAANLSSLVPGAEAPTSKLETPAALALIVFFSVHYFGIRSRGFLKYLSSFAEPKLIMLPLNIVSEVTRTFSLMVRLFGNVMSGEFMIGLVVALAGLFVPVPLMLLEGLLGIIQAYIFTVLATVFIGAAIGSVEKG
- a CDS encoding AtpZ/AtpI family protein, with the translated sequence MSAERARGCMNEGKRENHENLEEAVRLRRRRRALGQHEGERPLGRNLALIGALGWTIVTPTLIGVFVGRWLDSRLASGIFWTLSLLAIGLALGCALAWKRMQSE
- a CDS encoding copper-transporting P-type ATPase, which codes for MGHEHHHHSDPAEHTTHSHPHPSHASPGQPVKPGQSDTPPEGGVIYTCPMHPQIRQVGPGNCPICGMALEPVVSTVEEGPSAELTDMTRRFWVGLTLTVPVFLLEMGGHFLNLHDYFSPEESGWLQFALATPVVLWGGWPFFVRGAQSLLTRNLNMFTLIAMGTGVAWIYSVIAVFVPSIFPETFRSANGSVPVYFEAAAVITVLVLLGQVLELRARERTGGAIRALLNLAPVTAKRVRDDGSDEEVALEQVRVGDRLRVRPGEKVPVDGALVEGRSSVDESMVTGESMPVTKSVGDNVIGGTLNQTGSFVMRADKVGSDTILSRIVDMVASAQRSRAPIQRLADQVSGWFVPLVILVAIIAFAAWAIWGPEPRMSYGLIAAVSVLIIACPCALGLATPMSIMVGVGRGAQSGVLIKNAEALERLEKVDTLVIDKTGTLTEGKPRVTAIRPVAEVTENELLRVAASLERASEHPLAQAIVQAAYERNVILTEATDFDSPVGKGVTGRIGGLAVAIGNRRFMEELGVNAAALDAVAERLRQDGATAIFVAIDGRPAGVIAIADPIKETTQDALQSLIADGISVVMLTGDNWTSARAVARRLGISEVEAEILPQDKSEVVARLRRSGRIVAMAGDGVNDAPALAAADVGIAMGTGTDVAIESAGVTLLKGDLRGIVRGRRLSKATMRNIRENLFFAFIYNAAGVAVAAGALYPAFGLLLSPTIAAAAMALSSVSVVANSLRLRRARIEPKRLPIMPPFPGIT
- a CDS encoding DUF2933 domain-containing protein; protein product: MRPERRNMRFSLPRTPILFLYAIAAAFLIYWHWRHILDALPFLVVLACPLMHLFMHHGHGHRQDTPPTDKSESREV
- a CDS encoding F0F1 ATP synthase subunit epsilon produces the protein MKLNVYTPLATVLDGWDVTYLRAEDESGAFGILPGHADFLTALTVSVVTWRDLEGAEHHVAVRGGIFEVRGGEITIATKEAVQSDDLIRLEAEVLSAFRRAQEEDKAARTDAQRLYLAAIRQICCFLRDERGKGARLYE
- the atpD gene encoding F0F1 ATP synthase subunit beta: MNLEAKDARPPGRVIAVHGSVIDLHFAPEHLPVINEAVSIQWDLGAPLIAEIQQHLDATTVRAVALENTAGLKRGTPAHAAGSPIQVPVGNPVLGRLLGALGDPADNGPAFPPDIERRPIHRRPPDISRRGSSLEIFRTGIKAIDLLAPLVKGGKAAMFGGAGVGKTVLIMELIRTTVELHSGISVFGGIGERSREGHELLLELGQSGVLKQTALVFGQMNEPPGARWRAGLTALAIAEYFRDTAHENVLLLVDNVYRLVQAGAEVSGLLGRLPSRVGYQPTLSTEIAEFEERIASVAGAAITSIQAVYVPADDFTDPAVAEIFSHLDSSIVLSRDMASEGMYPAIDPLASTSSLLDPRLVGEAHYRTAQDVRSAIAHYRELQEIIALLGIEELSASDRSTVKRARRLMRFLTQPFLATVSFTGMAGRSIELEATLAGCRAILDGEADDWAESSLYMVGDIAEAREKEMTMKSVK
- a CDS encoding N-ATPase subunit AtpR, producing the protein MTLELVSIALPAAAAALSGFVFGLAYFAAMRATVAHIAAGSGWMVPSTLTAARIIGVTTLLFFMARMGAMPLLATFIGLLIARQLALRHQRDG